The Culex pipiens pallens isolate TS chromosome 2, TS_CPP_V2, whole genome shotgun sequence DNA window atttgttttgttttgtttagaaaatcgcTTACTTTGAGAGTAATTTCAAAGTAAACTAGGAAACTGAACATATGGAtaagaaaacttatattttcaaGGCCTAAATGCCTTTTGCAGTCTTTCAATGTATGTTTATGAGAAAGTtgcaataaggctttctagtcacaaATTTACCAACGCAtttaaagtatgtttacatgacagctggacgtttgtttgcatcaggtttcctatctctttctagcaaaagttttttgtcaggcgacttctagctggtttttttgactgactgcccgatatgtcagccaacatacttcgcagggctgtgacagctacagctcgatcatagagttatctacgtgcgcatgtattgcgtgtacgtacacgaaaaagattgaggttaaattttgtaccggccagcaaaacaaatggcgtgctagtgtgcgtgagatcgggcttagataactctattgtttgcatcaggacactgtgacgaagagttcgtcatttttgaattaaattatgtttttttcactgggcctagaaagccttatccagggttttaagcgaagatggcgctcTAATGGTGAacatccgaaatgtcaaaatcgcgcagtagcaccaacattagaaaacaaatgtggctgtcatgccatggcacacttctttcggaatattggtaccactgcgtgattttgacatttcggacgttcaccattagaacgccatcttcgcttaaaaacctggatagtcctctcaacaaaaaatgttgtattcaCTTTCAAAAATTCGGGAAATAGCCATTCTACACAGATCAGTGTAAAAAAACACCCATGTTTTGAAAGCTAGAACTGTTAGACAATCTGTGTAGTTTTTTAACGcagatctgtgttatctggATTTTGCGTGCATCGTCTTAATTTTAACGTGCAACCGGTTCATCAACCCCAACCGGTTCCAATTCCAGCCCTGcacaaaatacaagaaaatatCGTTTGTATTCCGTCACCGTGGAAACTGATCGTCGCGCGGTTTTCTCTGGCTTATCGTTTCTTTTAGCGCCATCGTAAATCATTCGTTGATCGCGTCTGAACCAGCTCGCTGCTTAAATCTCGCAAGAAAACTTGTAAACCAGCCTCAAAATGTCCGCCAAAGTGAAATCGGCTTCCCGCACCAAGTCGTCGCGCGCCGGGCTGGAGTTCCCGGTAGGACGGTGCCTCAAGTACCTCAAGGCGGGCAACTACGCAAATCGGATTGGAACCGGCGCCAGCATCTACATGGCAGCCACCCTCGAGTATCTGGTTGCGGAAATTCTGGAGCTTTCCGGCAACGCGGCCCGGGACAACAAGAAGTCGCGGTAGGTTGAGTATGGAGGGGGAGGGGTACCCTTGAGGAAGTTGGAaataacggattttttttcgatttcaacaGAATCATTCCGCGTCATATTCAGCTGGCCATCCGGAACGACGACGAGTTGAGCGTTCTGTTCCGGGACGTGACCATCTCGGAGGGTGGCGTGATGCCCAACATTCAGGCGATTCTGCTGCCCAAGAGTACCAAGGGCAGCAAGTCTAAATCGTCGATGGAATCATCCCAGGGCGGACCGAGCCAGGAGTATTAGAAGATGACCGGAGCAGAGCTCCCACGACACTTGAACGTACAAAATTGCATTGTCCACCACCAAACATGCTCGCTTTATTGTTTCTTCAATTGTAGTTGTTAAGGATAGCGTTCTGAAGCGCAGATTTTCGTTTGATTGATTCTATCGTTAGATCGGTTCTATTGTTTGAGCCTTTGTTTAGTTTGGATAAGGTTGTATTCTTTAACATTGATCGATTACCTATGTAATAAAACACGCAGTATTTCTTGAATCAGAACTTTATCTTTCATTCCGATATTTATTATTCATTCCTTGTACGCCtacgtttttgccttcctcaccttattaacagtctggacccgaagcctgatttttctgttacattcttattggaattccatataaactgtaacggggattgcaggcaccgggtcctgactattaaGGAAATGCTATGAaaacactcgaaaaatgaacttcctaattcgacctcgtagatcCATCTTcactacagattgtcaaggaaacagattggccaatgtttgacagataCAAATGTGCTGGACACCAACCAACCCCGTGTacgccctttacgcccagcaaaactggcagtgttgcaagcgcaaaacatacggaatttgtatacgattctaattagattccgttttaggattcggattgatttgacagggtaggagtccgaaggcttgaatggggagagcacccaaacctctttttactccaaggaaccttccaccccagtgtttgaactgacgacctttggattgcgagtccatccgccgccagcgattccaccggagtaggcttggtttggtatGTTGTTTGTACTTGGCATGGAaatgactcctacacctggaatgacttaacggcctaacaaccaaggccgggaccgacattttacttcctcatccgatggaaggttgcagcagatgggaatcgaacccagaatcatccgcttacaaagcggacagcgtaaccattcggccacgcactgccggAATACGTAAAAGATTCcaattgaattccgttttagAATtcctattaggttttacgccgactcggtttttaggttagaaatttgacagcttggctgcactgtttacattttttgcacgtgtgtctctataaaaatgtgtgtgcgtgtgcgctcgtgacgtcacgctgtaaaacctaattgagTTTACTGGGGAACTTGCCACGATCTCTTCCACAAGGACTGGAAAATGCGCTCCCAAATTTTCGTCAGAAGAAGGGCTAATGGATTCCTGGAGCGAcagcctttattttttttggatactttttgaaaaaccaaGGTTTAAACCTTCGGTTCAAATAGGTTCCAATCGTTTCCCGCGCAAACTTTGAAACCTTCAACAGTTGCACCACGCGCCcgcccagtcaactcaatcggaattctgaaacggaatccaattcgaatcgtttacgtattccgtttcaaaagcaacaaccggtacgtacacggaatcggttgttgcgtttgaaacggaatacgtaaaagattcgaattgaattccgtttcagaattccgattgtgTTAACTGGGCGTGTGGTTAACAAAATTATGAATCACCCCCCTTCAACCGGTTCGAACCGCGAACCGAACCTCCCCCTAAAGTACAGCCCTGCTCTGCAACGGCTGTCAAACGTCAAAGTTCGCGAACAACCAAACATTCAGCACGGTTCGTTCTTTTCCAAGTGCGGAGGAAAAataaggaggaaaaaaaatcttgtgcgCGCCGTGTCCTTGTTCCGGTGGGACCTTTGCGATCCGTTCCGACCGTGGATCCgcgcggaatctgcgacgaGTGAAGATCCCTTTTGGGTACTTGCCAAAGTGCAGATTGTGATTGTTTTGTGCGAAAATTTTCTCTCCCCCACACCCAGGGTCAAGGTTGACTTGGCAAGATTGTCCGTATTTTGATCGGAGTGTCCTCGCGTAGGCCGGAATTGGACTGTCGGCAGGACAGCGGCAGCAGTGGCGTTTAGCGCGACGGAACGTCCCCCGAAATTAGAATTCTATGAACAAGGATAAGCCAAGCAAAACCGACGGCGATTCCAGGTAGGTTTGTGGGGGAGGCTGGGGTCCGGAGGATCCCCCTCTCGCCCGTCCTTCTGCCACATCCTGAAGGATGACACGCACACGGAAGCCactatcagcagcagcagcagcaacagcacgctcacaaaattttgcaaatcatcTCAAGGTCTAGTCGTGTATCATTCTTTTGCGCGATTCTTTATTTTGGTTAGCTTGAAGAATGCAAATTTCACGCAGAAAGAAGCAGCAACTCGGGCCAGTTTCACCTTGCACTCGCGCTCTCGTGTGCTGTCGCGACGAGATTCTGAATTCTTTGTTCGGAAAGATCTTCGCGAGAATCGCGAATAATCCGGGGGGAAGGATTATGTACCGCTCTAGAACAAGACCTAGAATTTACTTTATGTACATACGAAACACCTAAATGGAAACTGTTTTCAGTACATAAGGCACTAGACGAGACAGACAGACGTGACAGAAACAATATCATTCATTTTGGAGAAAGAAAAAAGGATGAATGAAAGGGAGGAGGGAAATCCCGCCAGTCATACGGTGTcgcacaaaaaataataaaaacttatTCTACAAGTTCATTAAACCCTCACATGGACTCACCTACCGGTTGTCGTAAAACTTTGGGCAGGTCAGTTTTGTGTGGACCATTTGCGAGTGCGGAATTGAATTAGTTGGCGTTTTGATTGTGAGCTAGAtgcagcggcagcagcagtcAAGTGGTTGAACATATTTTTGGGTGAAATTGTGCAGAAATTATAAAGTGAGTAATCTGTAAGCGTGATACGGGTAACGGTGCCGTATTGCTGCTTATCGCACTTGGCTTGGCTTACAGTTGCCAGCTTAGCGCATCGCTGGGAATAATTACGGCTATAGGAAAGAATATTGCTTTTGTGGAAACAAgattaaagaaaattagtggAAACATGAGTTTAAGAGTTTCTACATGCTGTAGACAAGTGCTTCACTAAACAAGTAAAAGATAAACCTGAATAAATGACATATGATGGGTTTATTGAGGTGCTAAGGTGCTTGAAAGCATGATATTTCAGTTTGTTTAAAGTTAATACCTCACATGCGTTGAAAGTGGAGTATATGAATCTTTTAAAGTTTGTATAAGTTGAATTTAGAAGCTTTAAACTAtttcaggggtgctcaaagtatTTGAAtagcgggccaaatttgaagcttacATAAGCCTGCGGGCCATatgtggaaaattgtttttatttgaaacaaattaattacgttattataatttaaaaaactgaaaaagtaggatgattgttttttttattgcatgtattttttacaatttcgtcGTTTAAATATTAGAGAACATAACATGACATTCttccaatagttttttttttaataaaacattgaaatagCCACGAAATCAACATTCCCATGAAAAAAGGTTGTAAAATCAAGACAAACCAGTGCACTTCTTGATTTTcaatcgcaaataaaaaaaaaaaacttactgtacactgaaatttaacaaaaattcaaaaataattttcaactggTTCAATCATGCACATGCTATAATTTAtaagcaacacaaaaaaaaaaaaaacaaaacaaaacaaaacatactTTGGTCACTCCTCTTAAACTATTTCAAGGACGCCCAAAGTTTTTGTATGGCgggtcaaatttgaaactctcataAGCTTGCGGACCAAATGTAGAaattgtttatttgaaaaaaaaaaaaaaaaaaatcgctataaCAACTTATTTAACCCTTTATAACCCaatcccgcctctagacggacttcgatttaaaaaatagccaaaaatcaattttcaaccattttttgatctttaaaaagcactggaaagaagaactcttaaaattttagataattggggttggaagtttaacttgttttatgtgactttgcaaatgttttaaaaaatgtaattttttcaggGGTCAACAGGGGTCAATGACtgcaaaaccatgaaaaaattagatatgtGAAATATAATAATAGGAGGTAGtacaataggccaaatactaccaaaaacaaacataaactaaacaagataaatgataATAAATAATTTCGTCATTTAAATACAAGAGAACAAAGATTACATTcatcaaacttattttttatcaacaaaCCATCAaaccaaattaaataaaatcaacaaaacaaaaaaataatacaaaaattgcATACCTCAAAAATTAATCTTAAATAAGACTAGCAACTCTTGCTCTTGCCGTATACTttaccgatatgacaccatggtataacaaaaactgtaagggaattatttagataaatttggaatttgggaattaaaaatatttttgttaaacgtttaaaagtttacgaaatgtcaagtttgcttttacgaataatatcgttgtcagtgttttcacgaaaacatttctagagtttttattggaaaggtcctataaatacaagcacaatacaaggttttcacaagctataaagacatctttttttttactctatTTCGACCAAAATACTAAATCTGTCCTTTTAACACCAGTGCACCAAGGCTTTGGGATCGTATTTCTGGGAGATGTGATAATATTTTCAACTGCTTCTTTTTGCACATGTTTAGGAAACATATAAACTATCTTCTGACCGAGTTTCATCTACATTGATGCAGTactagcattttttttagaccaaaaggtaaacaaaattcgagtatttttgggaaaataattaaacactatttttacaagctGGCACAACTGCCACGAAAGCAATTtagatgaaacaaaaaatgttcacgAGTTCTTTGGACCCTTCTTAAGAGCCCTTGAAcactgaatttgaaatttttacctttttgatttcatttaggtttttttcaaaatggtgcACCAGTGCACCATTAGGCATGAGGAGAACAAAAATTCTTGAAAGCTAATTTTTCAAAGTGCGATAAAATCAATAGTTTGGTGACAAATAAGTTTGAAATAACTAGACAGAACTAATGCAAAGTGAGTTGATTAATTGTAATGTGGTCAATAAACTATTtataacatcaatttttcaattttagttaTTCGTGGACTTGTATGTGAATAGCAATGACTAAATGATGTTAGAGGTAGTGCCAATCTCCTTTATCAATTTCACATAACTATTTGCCATGAAAACTTGTTCTAGTTAAGATAAAGTTTTTGCCggtacagaaaaaaagttccTTATCTTCCTGGTGGAGCACATGTGCACcacaccaaattttaaaattttgcatggaATCAATGTTTGTGGGCCAAAGTAAAgcaattccagaaatattgtaCCGAAATTTACCCacttactatttttaaaacaggTTAAAAGCGTTAgaggattaaaaatacattttaaatggggTGGACAATTATTGAAAACAGGTTTAAGTTTATAAAGGActtattagactatgacaaacaaacaaacaaacctgcactttttcgtgtttgacagtttgtcatAAGCCAAATGAATCTAAGTTTGAGTCCCAGGTTGGAGATGTCaaattgcaaaataagtttGCGCTCTGTGTTACTCTGTGCCTTTACAGTTTTCTTCTTTAGGCAAATTTGAACATTTCTTAACTCATTGTAATAAGTTTGATGGAAATTTTgacgaaactaaaaaaaaaaatcaattatatatatatacagcaattccccacgaaaacagcatggaaaaaaacaaaagtgctcggatcgggctcaaaatttttctgggggttccctggccgaaataattagacccgtatttttttgtttggccattagggtgacctacgccgtgttagggtggtctgaaaaatggccattttcgtcgattttcgcaaaaaccactttttctgaaaaatcataactcctcgccatttcaaccgatttcaattgtcttatacgcaaatgaaaggtgataagttggcctttcaaagaaaaataataagaagtttcaaaaatctagcctaacatatgaaaaggtcgaatgaaactttaaaatgccgttttgacggtgtctggaccaaagagcctatgtctggaaatatttttatcggattccccggacatttttacataacatactaaaaaatgggaggagttcattaacaagattccgagatatgattttttgaaaataaaatccgtgtttttcgacgcgccgcgcgcaaaaactggaaaatgacgaaatcggcaaaaaatcaacttttttcactaaaactgcgataacttaaaaatttcagcgatgacctatacatgtctgggtaccaaaagttgcgtctttcaattacaaaaaatttggtacccaaacatctataggtcatcgctgaaatttttaagttatcgcagttttagtgaaaaaagttgtttttttgccgattttgtcattttccggtttttgcgcgcggcgcgtcgaaaaacacggattttattttcaaaaaatcgtatctcggaaTCTTGTttatgaactcctcccattttttagtatgttatgtaaaaatgtccgggaaatccgataaaaatatttccagacataggctctttggtccggacaccgtcaaaacggcattt harbors:
- the LOC120420432 gene encoding histone H2A-beta, sperm-like → MSAKVKSASRTKSSRAGLEFPVGRCLKYLKAGNYANRIGTGASIYMAATLEYLVAEILELSGNAARDNKKSRIIPRHIQLAIRNDDELSVLFRDVTISEGGVMPNIQAILLPKSTKGSKSKSSMESSQGGPSQEY